In a genomic window of Cytobacillus sp. FSL H8-0458:
- a CDS encoding cell wall elongation regulator TseB-like domain-containing protein, giving the protein MKKVLWGIIILLVISIGAGSFIYFNSMKPVRAAESKAVELAKQETDLAEARDFNLYHGNETFYVIEGKDHDGTSIYVWVPEKKGKIVSLKQSDGISKNEAINRLKQEKKSAEIMSVRLGMEKNIPLWEVHYRSGSNLINYYYIDFKTGEWLKKIENL; this is encoded by the coding sequence ATGAAAAAAGTATTATGGGGTATCATTATTCTGCTTGTCATAAGCATTGGAGCAGGCTCTTTCATTTATTTTAACAGCATGAAGCCAGTGAGGGCAGCAGAATCAAAGGCAGTTGAGCTGGCGAAACAGGAAACGGATCTTGCTGAAGCTCGTGACTTCAATTTATATCATGGGAATGAAACCTTCTATGTGATCGAAGGTAAAGACCATGATGGTACAAGCATATATGTGTGGGTTCCGGAAAAAAAGGGGAAAATCGTCTCACTGAAGCAATCTGATGGAATTTCCAAAAATGAAGCCATTAACAGACTTAAACAGGAGAAAAAATCTGCTGAGATCATGTCTGTACGGCTGGGGATGGAGAAAAATATTCCATTATGGGAAGTTCATTACCGTTCCGGCAGTAATTTAATAAATTATTACTATATAGATTTTAAAACAGGGGAATGGCTGAAAAAAATTGAAAACCTGTAG